From the genome of Notolabrus celidotus isolate fNotCel1 chromosome 5, fNotCel1.pri, whole genome shotgun sequence, one region includes:
- the LOC117813195 gene encoding uncharacterized protein LOC117813195 encodes MAAGLIQRYQKAGVAPPIALYVDCGCCKEGGETKLKMRFSGWPDLIVRLDIWHFMRRLAVGCTTDAHQLYPTFMARMSACIFEWDAGDVALLRRAKKEQLMQQNWPALSERELDRHITKAELALHCRRRTRGEAKTILLLDQLLWELMSDKGKDALGVPLFNIQRMQHIWKTQKRHVTCIQDPQDVSLYTETGTVSKGGVQLKKYRCARGSTSLESFHCHLVRFVPGNSANALNFQIYLLDGLHRWNQNRAAEAIATEPSPLHSYTGELVHCFNSQYEQVFGRKLDPTFVPPAKYTGELIGLQYLLQQNNEPLQNMQSSCVETSEQLEDLDVEEQGEDDEGFIEEVGQEATVAELVVCEEVQPPSTSPTPSTSLTSSNLSPKAPLHPPAELSPPAPVAPPTPVAPPTLVPPPAPVAPAAPVAPAAPVSPPALVPPPAPVAPPAPPAPVAPPAPDPHAPTQAVDANSLPGMDRVDALAEYLVELRHQTGLTLTNQQAYTIVSLWQNLTDFDKQRVVYAARHQERLLTGRFRTPKQQSGFTPGVDSTKRCVIGSKGSPAQWPSCCRLIETIFVRLCDIHRSPKKKEKESLSRWSLILQDYRKIRQLLLGNGVVMEQTTLQPVEVNQNTVIQWHNKRLKNQEVGVLLKDVQLPEARPLAPVPLLPARLQPLFPVQHHHPDQLHTYVLPANTAGQARRKIRQAPATFVQPPAAFIQPPATSFQPPASSIQPPATSFQPLAAFIQPPATSFQPHAAFIQPPATSFQPHAAFIQPPATSFQPLAPCIQPPATSFQHPASSIQPPATSFQPLAYCIQPPATSFQPPASSTQPPATSFQPLASCIQPPATSFQPPASSSQPPATSFKPHAAFIEPPASCIQPPASTSSHPPATSIQLIPGPRPIQPRPIAAQRQLFPAAQPGPAVPPLPPCPAPGSSTSLADKPQQTTKKRKYTRTAVSNVCKKCGSFRTQETGHSQYKGKIYCPERETCTREEWLEAMQKAAFERSLNIKF; translated from the exons ATGGCTGCAGGCTTGATACAGAGGTATCAGAAGGCAGGTGTGGCTCCCCCCATTGCTTTGTATGTGGACTGTGGCTGCTGCAAAGAAGGGGGTGAGACAAAACTGAAGATGCGCTTCAGTGGGTGGCCAGATCTCATTGTTCGCCTTGATATCTGGCACTTTATGCGGCGGCTGGCAGTAGGCTGCACCACAGACGCCCATCAACTGTATCCCACTTTTATGGCCCGCATGTCAGCATGCATTTTTGAGTGGGATGCAGGGGATGTGGCTCTGCTACGAAGGGCCAAGAAGGAGCAGCTGATGCAGCAGAACTGGCCTGCACTTTCTGAGAGGGAGCTGGACCGCCACATAACCAAGGCAGAGCTGGCCTTGCACTGTAGGAGGAGGACCAGAGGAGAGGCAAAAACTATTCTCCTCCTTGATCAGCTTCTGTGGGAGCTCATGAGTGACAAGGGGAAGGATGCACTCGGTGTTCCCCTGTTTAACATCCAGAGGATGCAGCACATCTGGAAAACCCAGAAGCGGCATGTGACATGCATTCAGGATCCCCAAGATGTGTCACTTTACACCGAAACAGGAACTGTGTCGAAGGGAGGTGTCCAACTAAAAAAATACAGATGTGCGAGGGGCTCCACATCCCTGGAATCCTTCCATTGCCACCTCGTACGATTCGTTCCAG GAAACAGCGCCAATGCTTTGAATTTTCAAATTTACCTCCTGGATGGCCTGCACCGCTGGAACCAGAACCGTGCTGCTGAAGCTATTGCAACTGAACCATCTCCGCTGCATAGTTACACAGGAGAGTTGGTTCATTGCTTCAACAGCCAGTACGAGCAAGTGTTTGGCAGGAAACTGGATCCTACCTTTGTGCCACCTGCTAAATACACAG GGGAGCTGATTGGTTTGCAGTATTTGCTGCAGCAAAACAATGAGCCACTGCAAAACATGCAGAGCAGTTGCGTGGAGACCTCCGAGCAGCTGGAGGACCTGGATGTGGAAGAGCAAGGGGAAGATGATGAGGGATTCATTGAGGAAGTGGGCCAAGAAGCCACTGTGGCAGAACTGGTGGTATGCGAGGAGGTTCAGCCACCCAGTACCTCTCCTACCCCCAGCACTTCCTTGACATCCAGCAACTTGTCCCCTAAAGCGCCTCTCCACCCACCAGCAGagctctctcctccagctcctgttgCTCCTCCAACTCCTGTTGCTCCTCCAACTCTTgtccctcctccagctcctgttgctcctgcagctcctgttgctcctgcagctcctgtctctcctccagctcttgtccctcctccagctcctgttgctcctccagctcctccagctcctgttgctcctccagctcctgatCCACATGCCCCTACCCAAGCTGTGGATGCAAACAGCCTGCCTGGGATGGATAGAGTGGATGCTCTTGCTGAGTACCTGGTGGAGCTCCGCCATCAGACAGGTCTCACTCTGACCAATCAGCAGGCCTACACCATCGTCAGTCTGTGGCAGAATCTCACAGATTTTGATAAGCAGCGGGTGGTGTATGCAGCTCGACACCAAGAGAGGCTGTTGACTGGTCGCTTCAGAACCCCAAAACAGCAGTCGGGTTTTACCCCTGGAGTGGATAGCACAAAGAGGTGTGTCATTGGCTCAAAAGGCTCCCCTGCACAGTGGCCAAGCTGCTGCAGACTCATTGAGACCATCTTTGTCAGGCTTTGTGACATCCATAGAAGCCccaaaaagaaggagaaggaaagcCTGTCAAGATGGTCTCTTATCCTGCAGGACTACAGGAAAATTAGGCAGCTGCTGCTTGGCAACGGAGTGGTGATGGAGCAGACTACTCTTCAACCTGTTGAGGTAAATCAGAACACCGTGATACAGTGGCACAATAAACGGCTGAAAAATCAAGAGGTTGGAGTTCTTTTGAAGGATGTGCAGCTGCCTGAAGCACGGCCACTGGCACCTGTACCTTTACTGCCTGCCAGACTGCAGCCCCTGTTTCCCGTTCAGCATCACCATCCCGATCAGCTGCATACATATGTGTTGCCAGCTAATACAGCAGGTCAAGCCAGGAGGAAGATCCGGCAGGCTCCAGCCACCTTTGTCCAGCCTCCAGCTGCCTTCATCCAGCCTCCAGCCACCTCCTTTCAGCCTCCAGCTTCCTCCATCCAGCCTCCAGCCACCTCCTTTCAGCCTCTTGCTGCTTTCATCCAGCCTCCAGCCACCTCCTTTCAGCCTCATGCTGCTTTCATCCAGCCTCCAGCCACCTCCTTTCAGCCTCATGCTGCTTTCATCCAGCCTCCAGCCACCTCCTTTCAGCCTCTAGCCCCCTGCATCCAGCCTCCAGCCACCTCTTTTCAGCATCCAGCTTCCTCCATCCAGCCTCCAGCCACCTCCTTTCAGCCTCTAGCCTACTGCATCCAGCCTCCAGCCACCTCCTTTCAGCCTCCAGCTTCCTCCACCCAGCCTCCAGCCACCTCCTTTCAGCCTCTAGCCTCCTGCATCCAGCCTCCAGCCACCTCCTTTCAGCCTCCAGCTTCCTCCAGCCAGCCTCCAGCCACCTCCTTTAAGCCTCATGCTGCCTTCATCGAGCCTCCAGCCTCCTGCATCCAGCCTCCTGCATCCACATCCAGCCATCCTCCAGCCACCTCCATCCAGTTAATACCGGGGCCCAGGCCCATTCAACCAAGGCCCATAGCTGCACAGCGGCAGCTGTTTCCCGCAGCTCAACCTGGACCTGCTGTGCCACCGTTGCCCCCCTGCCCTGCCCCTGGGTCATCCACCTCCTTGGCCGACAAACCCCagcaaactacaaaaaaaaggaaatacacaCGCACAGCAGTATCCAATGTGTGTAAGAAGTGCGGTTCCTTCCGTACACAAGAAACTGGCCACAGCCAgtacaagggtaaaatatactGCCCCGAAAGAGAAACTTGTACAAGGGAGGAATGGCTAGAGGCCATGCAGAAGGCAGCTTTTGAGCGAAGCCTTAacataaagttttaa
- the LOC117812741 gene encoding DNA-directed RNA polymerase II subunit RPB1-like, whose product MSGKSHKAMDDAHWHKRLQKFADTGVWSSGEGNRPAPRQKKWHSYYQMIEKCPLQLRGQATLVQGPQSCSCGFHKAREHARALSSGGVQPQSSQSTAGLTGSTATACTAGPSTGASPVKKTKLVLSMFERSRFGSHVHTPKPNLNVQRKNVPRTQSNPGSAAATTSQSPSSYNPPSPHHSPSPRHSPSPHHSPSPHHSPSPHHSPSPHHSPSPHHPPSP is encoded by the exons atgtcTGGAAAGTCACATAAGGCCATGGATGATGCCCACTGGCACAAACGCCTGCAAAAGTTTGCAGACACCGGTGTTTGGTCTTCCGGTGAGGGCAACAGACCCGCACCCCGCCAGAAAAAGTGGCACAGCTACTATCAAATG ATAGAGAAGTGCCCTCTCCAGTTGAGAGGACAGGCTACCCTTGTTCAAGGACCTCAGAGCTGTTCTTGTGGCTTTCACAAG gcaAGGGAGCATGCTAGGGCTTTATCATCTGGGGGTGTGCAACCTCAATCCAGTCAGTCCACAGCAGGACTGACCGGATCCACAGCCACTGCATGCACAGCTGGTCCATCAACGGGAGCAAGTCCTGTAAAAAAGACCAAACTGGTTTTGTCCATG TTTGAAAGATCGAGGTTTGGCTCCCACGTTCACACGCCAAAACCAAACCTCAATGTCCAGAGAAAAAACGTTCCTCGG acacaaagtaaccctggctctgctgctgccaccACTTCCCAATCTCCATCTTCATACAACCCTCCATCTCCTCACCATTCCCCATCACCTCGCCATTCCCCATCTCCTCACCATTCCCCATCTCCTCACCATTCCCCATCTCCTCACCATTCCCCATCTCCTCACCATTCCCCATCTCCTCACCATCCCCCATCTCCTTGA